The following is a genomic window from Rhododendron vialii isolate Sample 1 chromosome 9a, ASM3025357v1.
CAAATGCATTCTTTACCAGTGCCTCAGGAGAAGTGTAGCTCTTCTCTGCGTGAAATTTGTCTACCACAGAAGAGTTCCTTTTAGTTGGAGGATTGAATGCTTAGAAATGTATCAACATGATATATCTTGTTTGTACATCTTGGAATGTGAGTTTCTGCATTCTTTGGAATCAGTAGCTTTACAATATCTTTTGCATTTTAAAATGCTAGCTTTGTTTTCGGAAGGTCCGGTCAGACAGAAATTGCTGCAAGTTTTGTTTTCGGACTGAAAATGTCATCTTCGAAGGCGGCATCTGGAAAGAAACTGCGGCAATCGAACTCTTGGCCTCCAGAAACACTTATTTGCTGCGGATGTAAAGTTGATGGAAGCAAGCATGGGAATTTTTGAATTATAGACTTATAGTTGTATGTATTCCTTACAATGATATAAGCTCTCCCTCTGTTTTGGTGTTGATCGCAGACCATCCATAATGACTGCGCCTCCATAGTTGATGGGGATGTGTACTTCAGTCTTGATAAATACCCAAATTTCGGCTGCTTATCAGGGAATTCTCGGGAAGACCTTTTAGTTACTCCTGATCCCAAGAAGCGGGATCCACACGACTTTGCACTGTGGAAGGTAAAAGTCCTTGACACATTGCCGGTGTTTGTGATGTTCGTACATCATACTGTTTTAATGTTTTTTCTGCACAGCCTTCAAAGCCCGGTGAACCCTATTGGGACAGCCCTTGGGGTCATGGGAGGCACGGATGGCACATAGAGTGTAGTGCCATGAGTTCCCATTATCTCAGCATCCAATTTGATATTCATGGTGGTGGAAGGGATTTAATCGTTCCACATCACGAAAATGAGATTGCCACGAGCTGGGCTGCATGCCAAGCTAGCAAAGTGGGTTACTGGGTGCACATTGGTAGGGTTAATATTGGAGATGATAAAATGTCAAAATCATTGGGGAACCACATACCAATTCATGAGGTAAGGGGacaattttattgttttcatgCTTTCTTCATCTGCTTTTAAAACATGAGGTTCTGGTGTTACGATATTTCAATATTCCTTGagcaatatttttcttttttcctaacCTACTAAttattatctttctttttcgcAGATAACAAAGTTCTACCATCCTTTGTCTTTGAGGCATTACTTAATGAGTGTGCACTACAGATCTCCTGTGAATTAGTAAAAAACCGTGTCCCCGTTCCCCAAAATGAGCCTTATTATTCAATAGTGCGGGTATCCAGTTGTGCTCCCAACCAAGTACCAACCAACGAGGTCTTGCATAACCACATTATTGGTCAACCTTTGTTTGGTTGTTGGGACTTCGGAGACAAGATCAGATCCAATTGTTGTGTTTTGCCTGTGCTAGCTCTTGGAGAAGAGTTAAAAGAACAGAGGGTAACCTGGCTCTATGCTCTACTTGGAATATCCCTGATAGGATATTTGGttgttgttgattttgttttgtttttaagcTTTGGGTGCCAGTTTACCAGTCTCCTAGCTAACTGGTCTTGATTTAAGGACTTTTTGCTTTGCCCTTTGAGCTGTTGGTCTTGTAATCTGGGGCACGAAATACTAAAAGTCCCTTGTGATTGACCCACCAAGATAATTAAAACATTCTAGCAAGAAATGAATGGGTACGTTGAGTACTTGGACAATGAAAAACTGTGGGAGAAGTACTTGGAAAGTATTACCTGATATAGGAGGAACATAGAGAGCTTTGATGATGGCTAGGAGAGCTTTGTTAACGGCTAAGGAGTAACAATTCATTTGGGCAGCTTAACAAATTTTTGCCACCAAGGGGAATATCTTATTTTTGGAGATTCTGCTTTTCATAGATGAAAGTTCCTTCTGTTCAGttttgtgtatacttcttggtAAATGGTAATACTAGGGATGTTTGTAGGCTGTGATGCAATTGGACAAGAAGTTCTTCTTCTAGATCGTGCTAAATGTGGTCCATTGGGGTTGCTTCGGGGCCTTGTACAGCTTTTTCTAATAGCGAATCAAACTGGAAGCCTAACATGATCAAGCCAACCTGATTATGTTGTTGGCTGCAAACTTCTTTTTGTATCCATTTAGCACTCCACGTGATCTTTTCTTCATAACCATGTTTGTTATGGTTGGTAACCTTTATGCTAGTCACATTGATGAATTTCATGGAACTGCTCCCTCAGAAATCATAAGCAATCTAGAACGATAGCTGTTTTACTCCTATGGCTTGTTGCTTGAACTCAGCTCGAAGGAAGGATTGCCCCTCTCCCCGATCGAGATCATAACTAGCTCCCTATCACAATTCCTAAAAGTCTCACATATTGTCAACTGGCATTGGAGCAACTGATGTATTACGTCAGGATCTGTTGCTCAAACTGAATTACGCCAACGTTATGGAAGTTCCTGGATTGTGTAAAATAGGAGTAGTGCCAAAGGCATAACCTTCTGCTTTAAtaatgaaaaaaggaaaattggcTATGGAGATTTCGTGCGGTCAGAAATTAATACAGACACAAAGGGCTTCGACAGGAAAGTCATTTTGATCTTTATCAGTCCCATGAGTTCGGGTTGGTAAGTAATTTCTGTCGAGAAAGGGAATGCACTTTCAGGTCGAGCACGGTCCAATTTGTGCTTGGGGATATGCCTTCTCATATTTGGTAAAACAGATTTCGTGgatttatgtatttatataCACGAGATGCATTTCGAGGGTCAGTTGCAGTTTTCTCTCACTTGCTTTAATTATTCTATGACTTCTGCTGCTTTTTCTATCTCATTTTTGCACATACCTGACACCAAGGTAAACATTTCCTTCCACGTTTTTTATTGATGCATCTAATTTTGAGCTTTTTGGTAGACTTTGCAAGATTGTGAAGCAGCTGTCTGCATTACGTGATGTCGACCCAGAGGAGGGAGCATAATCAAATGGTAAAACAACTCAAATTTCTGGAGAAGCTAAAAACTGCATCTATAGGCTAAGGAAcgattttcaatccaaaatgtCGGATGACTTGCAAACCTCTCCTGTATTGGGCAGCATACTGCCAGAATCATTAAGGTTCATAAACAAAGTTTTAGACAGTCTAAAGGTACGCATTTGAAGCGAATACTATTAATACTCTCAGGGCCTATCACATCTGACCCTATTTCCTTTGAGTAAACTTGATGAACATTTTCCCCACCCCCCCATATACTTTTAGGGGAAGCCAAAGCAGCATCTACCACTGATCCAGTCCTTGATAGAAATAGAGAAAGTGGTTAAAGAAGTGCTGAGCATTCTTGGATTGTTGTCCGCTTTGAGCTATACCGAGGTACAAAAActgtttggaacttagagaaaagaatagaaaagaaaggaaagtgaGGAGGaaatttcttctttgttttgttattttcctttttgtttcctctcaaaccaaacaagggaaaaatattttcccttcttttcctttcttttccataggatccaaacaaagcctaatacTCCTATGTATAAATGATTTGGAAAACTTGTATTGGATGGAGCTCATTGCAGAAGTGCTCATGACAGGTGGTGCTCCAACTGAAGGAGAAGGCATTGGATAGAGCAAACATGAAGGAAGATCAGGTGATGGATCTGATCAGGAAAAGAGCACAGGCATGGAAGGAAAGAGATTTCTCAAGCGATCAAATCAGGAGGGATTTGGCTGCGAAGGGCATTGATCTGATGGATGTGGGCAAGGAAACTATTTGGAGGCCTTGTGTACCACATAAATATGAAGATCAGGCGCTGCTCACGTTAAGTTAAATTGCGCTGCAGACACAgctgtatgtgagaggggtgtggttgATATGCCTCTAGCATTTTGGTATATACAATTATTTCAATTATAATTATACCGGAACTTTTTGACAGCAGGGAGAAACAAGTTTTAAGAGCCACATTGAATAGAAAAAGCCCACCTGTTGAAGAGATTCAAAATGAATCCTTCATTTATTTAGGATTCCTGAATAACTCTAAATGAGAGGCAGCAAAGCACTTGTTATAATAGATTCAGAATTGAAGTTCAAATTATCTTTAGTCATCCCATTTTGCTTTGTACAAATTTGTTCCGTTCATGTACTTATTATTGAGATGTTCTATCAAACCAGTTTTAATACGTATAATATGTACTTGATGAACTCTACGAAATAAACAATTCTGATCTTGTTCTTGGCCCAAACCACTAACAAGCGAAGTTAGTTAACAAAAGATGAGCTCAAAGCATCCATCGAAACTTGATGGGTACTGTAGGAGGACTAGTCCCAAATCTCCACTAgcagaaatttttttgaaccggAAAAAATCAGTTCAGCCGGATATCAATaagtacgtttttttttttgtcactaatcGTCCGCCATATggaccaaaaaaataacttatggatcaaacacttaccgatatccaattaaactatttttttacagggaccctttaaaaaatattttgaacaaattgaaATGCTCGGAATATTTGTATGGGATCTCAAAATGAATCCCGCACAAGGTGGTGTTCAAGTGTTGTACCAATAACAATTTTGTAATTTCTCCCAGTCTCTTAAACCAGGCCCATGACCCAATTCGTTCCCGATAGCCTGAAGACTTTGTTTGAAACAcgtggaaaagaaaggaatacaaaagaaattaaaaaaattccctccccttttatttttgaacatcCCCTCCCCTTGTTCggttttgaaagaaaataagaaaacgTAGTTTTAAGCAAATGGTCTCGCTATTGTCGAACTGACGATAAGTACActagaaaataataaaaacgcgtaattctatttatttttttcaccttTTAATACATTTTCTCTTACATTTTCTTCGCATTTCCCTcacgttttcttttctttcactttcctTTCCTTACTGTAAGTTCCAAACAGGCCTAAAGCCCAACAATTGCCGGGTGGGCTCAGAGGTCCGAACATAAATTCAATTCAAAGTCAAACGGGTCCAACATCATCGGACCGTTTAATTTCCCAATTCCCACCGGCCACTGCTACTCCAAGCCCTGTCTCTGACTCTctcccgcctctctctctctctctctctctcgcgcgcgcgcTCCTGGCGACTGCTCGCaggtaacctctctctctctctctctctcacatacacgcacgcacgcacacacacGCGTTTGGTCTAGGTTTCGCTAGCTTATTGCCAAGATATACGCAGCCATACCCCGTAAGCGGAGAGCGGAGAGGTTGTTTCCGCGACTCAAACCCATGACCATCAGCAGGTCACGCTGTGGCAACCTTATAGTTGCGCCCGGGCCGTGTGTCTAAGTTTTATATGCTGGTTAAAAAACGCCTAATTTGCGTCATTTATATATGTTTCATATATGGAAATTTGGAATTACTCTTAAAGAAgatgatattattttattttgattacaCGTgactcaaaatattttttctgtatTTATCTTCTATAACAGAAATATACGAATTTCAGTTTGTATAACAGGAATATTCAGCTTTGATTCTTGGGATCATGccacaagaaagtaatttctttttgaattccCTAGTCCCGGTGTGGAAGGCCTGCCTTTGATCAGACCGGGGAGGGGATTAGTTGTGGTGTGCGTAAGCTATCCCAGACACCCCTGAcaattgaaccaaaaaaaaattcagttgaACTCATCAACGTAATTTGAAGGCATTGTTTGATTTGAGTTAGTTATACTGTGCATAGAGATGACggtcaatgttctaaatggcgcttggcgctagtagggcagagacccacctccaagcgccaagctgtttttttttttttaacaaaccattatccaatcaaactatattctatgtatccataatccaagttcaaagttctacataaccataatgcaaagtttgatgtacaaacccaaatgaaattaagtagtagcaactagcaaataagttgaataagacaataagtagaaataaacgagatcggagatccctaatgcctagttcaaagttcatctccttcctctaactcttctcctccatacccttccaaaacttgatctccattagtctaatactatacattttaggccgccaaaggcctccgAAGACGCTGACGACGCCACCAAGGCCGCTGAGACCGCCTAGGCGGcagccaaacaccgccaaacctccctaggcgccaaatcaaacgccaaggggtattggcgtggcggcagggcaCCTCCAAGCGCTTCGGCGGCCGCCGAGAAACACTGATGATGGTGATAGCTCAAGGGTTTGAGAAGTACATCAGTAAGATTGGTTTTGGGGTTGTGAGTCTTGTTGCCCCatcaagtgtgtgtgtgtcactGAATATATTCATCTTTACTTTCTTATAACTATTGACTTCTATATATGTTTTTCTAGATTTGTGCATATATGTTTGTAGGATTATTAGACTATTTACTTGTGTGCTTGTACATGGATATGCATAATTTGTGCTATCAATGTAAATAATCTGGGAGCTTATGATAGAACATCTGTTGTTCTTTGTTTACAATCTCCATCTACCGTGCATGAATGAGCCCATAGGTCCCATTTGATGTTCTATATGTATATTCATTCAGTTTTAACTTGTTCACGGGTTAGAAAACCGAGTGTGTTTAGTTGTCGTCTTGTCGAAATAGATTAAGCAACTAAAATCtctatttgttaattttaccttcaaatttgtttttaggCTTCGCAAACCTATAAAGGGATGCAAAAgtaaaggaaaacaataatatTACATTATTACTGTTAATGGAAATGCAAGGAACTGTTAAAAAAATTGCTATTGGGAGGGGAAGGGAAGGCCTAAATTAACACGGTATGCTCTGAGGTTAATAACAATCCAGCTTATTGAACTCAGTTGAAGCTCCTAAGAACAGCAGCAGAAAATGATTCATATAGGCAAAATGAAATGGTTGAGACACGAAGCCTGGTTAAATTTTATTTCTGCCTTGACAGAATGTAAATCAGCTGATTTTGCATTTTCACAGTTTACTCTTAAAATGGGATGATTTTATTCATGCATGAAATATAGTGTAGCACGGACACTTCCGGACACTTCGTCGGAGCTCACGTATTGTGTCGGACACTTCTTAGATACCGACACTCTCCGGACACATGTCTGACACGCAAATCCAACGTGTCCTGCTTTTTCTCAATGTTTTTTTGCTTGGATACTCCGGggacactccaaaaaaattcttGGGACACTTGCAAGACATGTTGGGGTGTTAAACGAAATAGTTAAGACTCTTGTTAAAGCTTAGAAAAGTCTTTCTTCTTTGTGTACCATATGATAGTTTATTGATGACAAAGACACACAAATGATGAAAGGTTTtttgttggaatgcttttgTGAATAATGTGATGATATATAAGATTTAAGCTATGTATGGTGTtacacatatagaattagaTCCTTTTTATACGTATAACTGTATAAATATACATCATTTAAAACATGTCCCCTAACGTGCCGTGTCCAACATTTTTTAACATTGGCGTGTCGGAGTGTCGGTGTTGTGTTGCGCATAATATAGagtgttagagcatctccaaaggAGATAGCAAATTTCTATACCTAATTTAGatcgaaaatcctatgtgtaccgaccatttttgtaccgaaaccgtaccgacggccgcgcacggccgtctccggccaccggacggccgatccgagccgtccaaaaattttttaaaaaaaaaccgaggggccccacgcgggaatcaacgtcatccgatgtgtgtagggtgcttgatctaaacaccctatttttcgtgtatacataaacgtcatccgatgtgtgtaaggtgcttgatctaaacaccctatttttcgtgtatatatgtatacacgaaaaatagggtgtttagatcaagcaccctacacacatcggatgacgttgattcccgcgtagggcccctcggtttttctttttaaaatttttggacggctcggatcggccgtccggtggccggagacggccgtgcgcggccatcggtacggtttcggtatgttttggtcggtgtatatagcagtactcaaTTTAGATTTGGTAACACATGTGGCAAATTGAAGTGCCATTTGCATCAAGTCCACTCCAAAGGACTCTTTAAcctttaatatttttattaatcttttgaCTTTAAGGGATCCACATTgccaaaaaaatcaagtaaTTAACCAATCGTTATTATATTTGATGATGTGTCAATTTGAATAGTcgtttttctctcttcaaactTGAAGAGTGAGAGtgctacaccaaaatggtctaGTTAGTTTACTATCTACCTTGGAGTTCTTTTTGCTGACATGACTCTTCAAATATAAATTAGTTCTCATTTTGTGAGAATCCAAAAACATTCATAACATTATGCATCATGTCGGgaggttaatgaaattttgaaaagaataatTGCGTGGGTTATTTTACATAATTAGAAAGTATGGGGATTGGTTTGAGATGTTAAATTTGTTGTGAATATAACGTCTTGTTTCACTACAAGAACAGCAGGAGGTGCCTTCACCTCAGTTTCTCCCTATGTTcatatctctctccctctcacacgtctctctcttactctctcctgatctctctctctctctctctcgcgcggagttctttcttctccattgaaaagaataggaaaaaaaaaaaccctagtttgGCTTGAAGAACTTGAAGTAATCTTTTGGAGTTTGACATATAATctgaaaatttctcttcttgTGGTAAGAAATCTTCCTTAAACTATGAGTATTGATGAATATGTGCATATAGAATCAAACTACATGGAAGAGATTTAAGAATTAAGGTTCTATAGTGCTTACATGGTGATTTCATACCTAATTCATCTCAAAAtctcaaatattgttaattggTATGGATAATATGATTTTGATCATGGAAACTCAAGATTGATACATGTTAGTTGGTATATAGATGGATTATGAGCATGAActtgtagaattttgaaattgCTTACTGCTGTTGATGTTGAGAAATTCTGGAAAATCTGGGCAGCATCCAGAGCTGCGTTTTTCCATCAAATTTATTATACTTAGACAAgtttattggttatgggtccttttGAGTCTTAAAGATTGTtaagttggtgttgttttggcattggaatcatcgaaaaatatgaagtacacgatttttaatgaatattCGAACACAGACTGCTCTGCTGAAAAACTGTGTTTCCTGCACAGAATTTCTGACTTTGAGAGTGAATTTGACTTGGTTCTCTTACTTGTAAAATTCTGAGAAAAATcaaggatgaactttgatgtgTTCTTATGAGTTATACCAAATCCCAGGTCATTTGGGTGTATACTTTAATCTTGGTggattttacaagttggtgCGACACTGCTGGAAATAGTTTGACCGCAGCATGTGGTCTGAGTTTGTGGAATTGATTGAGCAACCTAAAGAGGTCGTATTGTTCTAATTTTTGTAGTAGTTGCTGTTCTATATGGCTAATTTGATCCTAAAAATTTGTGGTTCTTAACTCTGTACGGATTAGTgtttaaaaatacaactttgaGTCATGTATTTGGGAGGGACATGCATTCATATGTTGCTTTGTGCaagtaaacttgattttcttttcataaaGGTGATTTGGTGATATCAATTGTGTACAGTTTAGCTTGGTGTGGGTTGCGAGTGTGTGGGtcctgccttttttttttctttcttttttttagtttttatgtAACATATTGTACAGCCAGGTGTGGCTTGTAAGGTGTTTTGGATCACGGAACAAATTGTACAAATGATAGTTTTCCTATTATATAAAGTCGTGGGTTGCTTTGTTCGTCTTATTTCCACTAGTTTGATTTGTGAATTTGGGAATATTATAGAGCAGGTGTAGTTTGTTCTTTGTTACACTTCTTTTTGGGTGTTTCTAGACGCAGGGTGTGACACATTTTGCACTCTCTCCTGGAAATGCTCTTATATTTGTGTAATATATGAACTTTTGCCCTTGTCACTTTATGATGTTTGTACATTTTCTTCCCAGATAACAAGAATACACAATTCGAGTTGAAGTCATCAGACCAATTTGAAGGCTTGGGGAATTTAAGTTAGTCATAGAATCacaagatgaa
Proteins encoded in this region:
- the LOC131299528 gene encoding cysteine--tRNA ligase 2, cytoplasmic-like, which encodes MTREKELFVPKVPGKVGMYISAVSLLTKKPMSAMSVLVFYHWVRCSVPIIAKANMREENIFTLANHFIGKFHDDMDRPSTTYSNSIVLDRCLESRFLLTSSQRGLFVFGRSGQTEIAASFVFGLKMSSSKAASGKKLRSQTIHNDCASIVDGDVYFSLDKYPNFGCLSGNSREDLLVTPDPKKRDPHDFALWKPSKPGEPYWDSPWGHGRHGWHIECSAMSSHYLSIQFDIHGGGRDLIVPHHENEIATSWAACQASKVGYWVHIGRVNIGDDKMSKSLGNHIPIHEISCELVKNRVPVPQNEPYYSIVRVSSCAPNQVPTNEVLHNHIIGQPLFGCWDFGDKIRSNCCVLPVLALGEELKEQRDLLLKLNYANVMEVPGLYFVDLCIYIHEMHFEGQLQFSLTCFNYSMTSAAFSISFLHIPDTKNGKTTQISGEAKNCIYRLRNDFQSKMSDDLQTSPVLGSILPESLRFINKVLDSLKGKPKQHLPLIQSLIEIEKVVKEVLSILGLLSALSYTEVVLQLKEKALDRANMKEDQVMDLIRKRAQAWKERDFSSDQIRRDLAAKGIDLMDVGKETIWRPCVPHKYEDQALLTLS